TATTCAACCAGCGCCGCATCGCCGCGTTTTTGAACATCGGCGCAGATGTCGGCAACAATACGGTCGATTTCAGGGTTTTGTGCGGTTTCAAAAGCGAGTAACGCTTTGAGTTCGGCTTGAAAATCAGGGGATTGGGTGTCGAGTTTCTTCATGGTTTGCTCTCTTCCTTGTTTCGTTCCTATTGTTTTCAGACGGCCTCAGCCACACATAGGCCGTCTGAACATTATTTTTTCAAAAAACCTTTTTTCTGCAAAAACGCCAACATATGCGGCCGCACAGGATTGCCCAAGGTTTTGGCCAGCGACTCCTTCCAAGGTATCGGACTGCCCTTGCGTAACTCATAATAATCCGCTACTGCCTGATTATAGGCTTCAACGGCATCGGCATTCAGGCTCGGACAGACGTTTTCGGCATATAACATTTCCTTAGGTAGGCGCGGTTTGAGCGGTGGGTCTTGATCGGGATAACCGAGGCACAACCCCACCAAAGGCACGCAATAATCCGGCAGGTTCAACACATCCGATACTTTTTGCGCATTATTGCGCAACGCGCCGATATACACGCCACCCAGCCCAAGCGATTCGGCGGCAAGCAATACATTTTGCGCCATAATGCCCGCATCGACCGCACCAATCAGAGTTACTTCCGCCCAATCAATTTGCGCATCGGGAAACATTGCCTTGTGTTTGGAAAAATCGATGCAAAACAATAAAAATTCCGCACAATGGACAATATAAGGTGCGCTTCCTGCCGCTTCATGTATTCCTTGTCTCAGCGCAAGGTCGGATACGCGGATGATGGAAACGCATTGCAGGTTGTTGGAAGTCGAAGCCTGCTGCCCGGCGCGCACCAGCGTATCGAGGATTTCATCGGTAATCGGTTCGGAAGTAAACCTGCGGATGGAGCGATGGGAAAGAATCGTATCGAGTGTCGATTTGCTTTGCATCATGACGGGGCTTTCAAACTGGGTTGGCAAACAGGTTTTACCAAAAACTTTTCAGACGGCCTTAGCGGCATTTTCAAATGCCTGAATAATCGGATTCAACAGCGCATATTTGGTTTTCAAAGCAGCTTTGTTGACCACCAAGCGGCTGGAAATATCAGCCACATGTTCCACAGCTTCCAAACCATTGGCCTTCAATGTATTGCCGCTGGAAACCAAATCGACAATCGCGTCGCTCAAACCAACCAAAGGCGCAAGCTCCATCGAGCCGTACAGTTTGATGATGTCCACATGCACACCTTTGCCAGCAAAATGTTCGGCGGCGATGTCGGGATATTTGGTGGCAATCCGCAAGCGGCTGCCAGGTTGGGAAGCAGCGGCATAATCAAAACCTTTTTTAACCGCAACCATCATGCGGCATGAGGCGATGTGTAAATCTAAAGGTTGATACAGGCCATCTCCGCCATGCTCGATCAGCACGTCCTTACCGGCAATACCAAAATCCGCCGCACCATATTGCACATAAGTCGGCACATCGGTCGCGCGCACAATCACCAAACGGATATTGTCATGATTGGTACCAATAATCAGCTTGCGTGATTTTTCGGGCTCTTCTGCAGGCACAATACCGGCGACGGCCAACAGCGGCAGGGTTTCCTCAAAAATTCGCCCCTTGGATAAAGCAATCGTTAAAAGTGTGTCGGTCATTTTTTTATTCTCCTTTGCCGTATCATAAAGCAAGAAGGCCGTCTGAAATCTACAACCCATTTCAGACGGCCCCAACTACGGTTTTACAATAAAGTTTTCACATCAGCCGCAATCGTTTCCGGCTCGCTGCCATAAGGCGAGAAAATCGCCACTTCGCCGTTTTTATCAATCAAATATGCACCTGAAGAGTGGTCGACCAAATAGTTTTCGCTGTCTTCTTTTTGGTTGACTTTAGCCGATACCACACGGTATTGCTGTTTGATGACAGGCAGGCTTTGATCGCCGGTTGCCGTCAGGCCGATAAAATCAGGGTTGAACTGTTTGGCGTATTTGCCGATTACTTCAGGCGTATCGCGCTCCGGGTCGATGCTGACAAATACTACTTTCACATCTTTAGCCTGATCGCCCAATTGTTTCAAAGTATCGCTGTAAGTCAGCAACTCGGTCGGGCACACGTCAGGACAGTGGGTATAACCGAAAGACAGGATAACCACTTTGCCTTTCAAGTCGCTCAGGCTGAAAGGTTTGCCGTCGCCATCGGTCAACGTAAAATCGCCGCCAATGTCTTCTTTGCGCATATCGGTACCA
This region of Neisseria subflava genomic DNA includes:
- the nfsA gene encoding oxygen-insensitive NADPH nitroreductase — encoded protein: MMQSKSTLDTILSHRSIRRFTSEPITDEILDTLVRAGQQASTSNNLQCVSIIRVSDLALRQGIHEAAGSAPYIVHCAEFLLFCIDFSKHKAMFPDAQIDWAEVTLIGAVDAGIMAQNVLLAAESLGLGGVYIGALRNNAQKVSDVLNLPDYCVPLVGLCLGYPDQDPPLKPRLPKEMLYAENVCPSLNADAVEAYNQAVADYYELRKGSPIPWKESLAKTLGNPVRPHMLAFLQKKGFLKK
- a CDS encoding SCO family protein yields the protein MLSVTRTFLLSAFALAALAACQPKEEAKEASSAPAASAAPAASGESTAKAQARGTDMRKEDIGGDFTLTDGDGKPFSLSDLKGKVVILSFGYTHCPDVCPTELLTYSDTLKQLGDQAKDVKVVFVSIDPERDTPEVIGKYAKQFNPDFIGLTATGDQSLPVIKQQYRVVSAKVNQKEDSENYLVDHSSGAYLIDKNGEVAIFSPYGSEPETIAADVKTLL
- the hisG gene encoding ATP phosphoribosyltransferase → MTDTLLTIALSKGRIFEETLPLLAVAGIVPAEEPEKSRKLIIGTNHDNIRLVIVRATDVPTYVQYGAADFGIAGKDVLIEHGGDGLYQPLDLHIASCRMMVAVKKGFDYAAASQPGSRLRIATKYPDIAAEHFAGKGVHVDIIKLYGSMELAPLVGLSDAIVDLVSSGNTLKANGLEAVEHVADISSRLVVNKAALKTKYALLNPIIQAFENAAKAV